CAGAACCTGCCGCACATTTCGCGTAAGCCCACCCACACTGAAAAATTTGGCTCGATTATATATGCTCTCCGAAAAAATGCCCTTTATCCTCCGTTCTATACCCTTAATAGAGTAACGGTTTAAAACACCCAAGAAAATGCGATCCTTTGCCACACGACATGCCTCCTCGATGGCCTTTTGAGTATCATCTACGAACTCAAGAGTAGTGATCAAGGTGGCAATATTGAAAGCATTGTCTTCAAAAGGAAGATCCTCGGCAACCCCATGATGCAGCTCTGCACGAGCCCCAAGCCTCCTCCTTGCAACCGCAAGCATGTGAGTGGAAGCGTCCAGGCCTGTCACGTCCAGCCCCATCTCCGAAAACATAAGCAGATGTCTCCCCGTGCCGCACCCAATATCGAGAACCCGTTCTCCGCGTACTGGCTCAAGGAGCCTCAGGAGAAGCTGATCTTCGAGATCAACAATAAACCTGTTCTGTTGATCACGATACCAGTAGTCGTACTCTCGAGCGGCATTTAAGTCGAAGACATATCCCATGGACGGATGTTACCCCAAGCTGGACAAGCAAGAACCAAGAAAGAGATTTAATTTTTTTAATCAGTGCCTGAACGTAAAGCCATATTCAGGCCAATTA
The sequence above is drawn from the Deltaproteobacteria bacterium genome and encodes:
- a CDS encoding class I SAM-dependent methyltransferase, which encodes MGYVFDLNAAREYDYWYRDQQNRFIVDLEDQLLLRLLEPVRGERVLDIGCGTGRHLLMFSEMGLDVTGLDASTHMLAVARRRLGARAELHHGVAEDLPFEDNAFNIATLITTLEFVDDTQKAIEEACRVAKDRIFLGVLNRYSIKGIERRIKGIFSESIYNRAKFFSVGGLTRNVRQVLGKIPMKRGTVHQLPASLRKYTIHIERSSLIQKSPFGSFIGMAVTLVPRYRTQNMPIDYVRPPRGAVSEVMPTRTQSRKAG